A stretch of the Aphis gossypii isolate Hap1 chromosome 2, ASM2018417v2, whole genome shotgun sequence genome encodes the following:
- the LOC114131498 gene encoding rho guanine nucleotide exchange factor 10: MASRDKQSQYVDGRRTCPRYSGPASSNGDYAYAYYEHGPHGSKPHSCSKHSYINRYGREENIYEEIGTSKLDEEVRYVHSKHLQVLDELNLSMEAMIMPDNGACLNNNGSSGLNLGTSRDGSPVNLSVDSGVACDASSCGTNSLSRPRKSHFSTKRFWNKMPTLISPSPSKTSLPDESVRWRQNSWDEVTQSTTINERHTPSQKSSSSDRDPELSSEEESNKSYDTRNNVSKTLRWTKNPPSPDPPSSPGLLSRWFSLRRCSQYDLDVRPNSKMPLLPEVEEDCFSRRLIPPSLPPAPPDISEQELRRRYIVDDIVRSENSYLATLHRLVNDYKKPLEQSMPSILSQSKISILFHRVPEILQCHTLFRIALAEAVANWDRDHRIGDVFVGSFSKAIVLDIYSGFINNFLNAMELAKTETKRKASLAEFFKNRQEASHDRLSFYSLMVKPVQRFPQFILFLQDLLHNTGYGHPDRMSLQLALTQLESLAEMLNERKRESEQAQAFKEMLKSVSSKLAVRPIADSNRCLLRQDDVTQIEINHGEVIGKCKPRRLLLLNDLLVCVSVNNKDDSNSTSQKRLTFKWSYPISEIQVIDTLSLPSVSRTIAGSTGSHNSITTDNLCNEMNHLMHDYQVISRIVELASTLKGTYLDLAPDNLKGVLNAIQCEVQYKGDQVAWMDSCCLQLFINRQGYTFQMENPDLRKGWITELRLARLALDPNNSPAWEVPDQELMRPMTKMPLFVGAHPITSSSKQAEVTCGCFYSSGCGKFSYLWVCTTNIPMNTHIAIMSVNNTCILKQITTLDLPQTIVTAIEYVRASDTVWMGTNHKSILIFNTADMSEEASISLPGEDESLRVTAIKHHCDTVFVALSNGSLLLYRRGNQSKEPEIVVLGPDAPITCILPINLSLYVACGKQVFVMSAITGELQKNFTIHHGKNVNLLAHSGVGLWLSLMNSTTVCLYHTETFKHLQDINIASNVTRLKGTATPVNVTALMACKGLLWVGTDAGISLTVPLPRLEGVPIISGKVNVSYHGHTGPISILVPLQDPPTVLKRPPSKTLASDIYDLYGRLMCVKDYDKNEDVLNSSRWSLRSTDESSTVQHARSSDVSKKDFTLVTVSCGRGYVNYQQPCCSTIENNAYIILWEIKL, translated from the exons ATGGCATCCAGAGATAAACAATCACAATATGTCGATGGTCGACGTACCTGTCCTCGGTACAGTGGACCTGCTTCCAGCAACGGTGACTATGCTTATGCATATTATGAGCATGGTCCACATGGGTCTAAACCACATTCATGTTCAAAACATAGTTATATTAACCGATATGGACGGGAAGAAAACATATATGAGGAGATTGGAACATCTAAACTTGATGAAGAAGTTAGATATGTCCACTCGAAACATTTACAG gttttggatgaattaaatttatcaatggaAGCGATGATAATGCCTGACAATGGTGcatgtttaaacaataatggtTCATCTGGCCTTAATTTAGGAACTTCAAGAGATGGTTCGCCAGTGAATTTGAGTGTGGATAGTGGGGTTGCTTGTGATGCTAGCAGTTGTGGTACAAATAGTTTAAGCCGGCCTCGTAAATCTCATTTCAGCACAAAAAGGTTTTGGAATAAAATGCCTACATTAATTTCACCCAGCCCTAGTAAAACATCACTTCCAG ATGAGTCTGTACGATGGCGACAAAATTCGTGGGATGAAGTAACACAATCAACCACAATTAATGAACGCCATACTCCTTCACAAAAAAGTTCAAGTTCTGATAGAGATCCAGAACTTTCATCAGAAGAAGAAAGTAACAA gagtTATGATACTAGAAATAATGTTTCTAAAACATTGAGGTGGACAAAGAACCCTCCATCCCCAGATCCACCTTCTAGTCCTGGTTTATTATCGAGATGGTTTTCATTAAGAAGATGCTCTCAATATGATCTAGATGTTCGGCCAAATAGCAAAATGCCTCTATTACCagag GTTGAAGAAGACTGTTTTTCTAGACGACTTATTCCACCAAGTCTTCCACCAGCACCTCCTGATATTTCTGAACAAGAACTAAGACGTAGATATATTGTTGATGATATAGTGAGAAgtgaaaattcatatttagcTACTCTTCATAGACTTGTGAAT GATTACAAAAAGCCTCTTGAACAAAGTATGCCATCAATTCTAAGTCAgtcaaaaatttcaatattatttcatcgaGTTCCAGAAATACTTCAGTGCCATACACTATTTAGAATAGCGTTAGCTGAAGCTGTTGCAAATTGGGATCGTGATCATAGAATTGGAGATGTTTTTGTAGGATCTTTTAGTAAAGCAATTGTGTTGGATATATATAGTGggtttattaacaattttttaaatgctatGGAATTGGCAAAAACTGAAACCAAAAGAAAAGCATCTCTCGcagaattttttaaa aatcGACAAGAAGCATCCCATGACCGCCtttcattttatagtttaatggtTAAACCTGTACAAAGATTTCCACAGTTCATTCTTTTCCTCCag gatttattacataatactggTTATGGTCATCCCGATAGAATGTCTTTACAGTTAGCATTAACTCAATTGGAATCATTAGCAGAAATGCTCAATGAAAGGAAACGTGAAAGTGAGCAGGCTCAAGCATTTAAAGAAATGTTAAAATCTGTGTCTAGTAAGTTAGCTGTTCGTCCAATAGCAGACAGCAACAGATGTCTCCTTAGACAAGACGATGTTACTCAAATA GAAATTAATCATGGAGAGGTCATTGGAAAATGTAAACCTCGACgtctattattactaaatgatTTGCTTGTTTGTGTTTCTGTCAATAACAAAGATGATTCCAATAGCACATCACAAAAAAGATTAACATTCAAATGGAGTTATCCAATTTCTGAAATTCAA gtTATTGACACATTGTCATTACCTAGTGTTTCACGTACAATTGCTGGTAGTACAGGATCACATAATAGTATCACAACAGACAATTTATGTAATGAAATGAACCATCTAATGCATGATTATCAAGTAATCAGCCGTATTGTTGAATTAGCATCAACATTAAAAGGCACATATTtg GATCTTGCTCCAGATAATTTAAAAGGTGTCTTAAATGCAATACAGTGTGAAGTGCAATATAAAGGAGATCAGGTAGCATGGATGGACTCCTGCTGTCtccagttatttattaatcgtcAAGGATACACTTTTCAAATGGAAAATCCTGATTTACGTAAAGGATGGATCACTG aaTTAAGGCTTGCACGATTAGCTCTCGATCCAAATAATTCTCCAGCTTGGGAAGTTCCTGATCAGGAGTTGATGCGGCCAATGACAAAAATGCCTTTATTCGTTGGTGCTCATCCCATAACTTCATCTAGCAAACAAGCAGAg GTGACTTGTGGATGCTTTTATTCTTCTGGCTGTGgcaaattttcatatttgtgGGTTTGCACTACAAATATTCCGATGAATACACATATAGCTATCATGTCTGTTAACAACACTTGtattctaaaacaaattacaacaTTAGACTTGCCACAAACAATTGTAACTGCTATAGAGTACGTTAGAGCCTCTGATACAGTTTGGATGGGTACTAATCATAAAAG tattttaatttttaataccgcTGACATGTCGGAAGAAGCAAGTATTTCATTACCAGGTGAAGACGAGAGTCTCAGAGTCACAGCAATCAAACACCATTGTGATACTGTCTTTGTAGCTTTATCAAATGGTTCATTGTTACTTTATAGAAGAGGTAACCAATCCAAAGAACCGGAGATTGTAGTATTAGGTCCTGATGCTCCTATCAcatgtatattacctataaatttatctttatacGTAGCATGTGGAAAACAAGTATTTGTTATGAGTGCTATCACTGGAGAACttcaa aaaaattttacCATTCATCATGGGAAGAATGTTAACCTTTTGGCTCATTCTGGTGTTGGACTTTGGCTTTCGTTAATGAATTCAACAACCGTTTGTTTGTACCATActgaaacatttaaacatttacag GATATTAATATTGCATCAAATGTCACAAGATTAAAAGGTACTGCTACACCAGTTAATGTTACTGCACTGATGGCTTGTAAAGGCCTTCTGTGGGTTGGAACTGATGCTGGTATTAGCTTAACTGTTCCATTACCTCGTTTAGAAGGGGTACCTATAATCAGTGGCAAAGTAAATGTATCTTATCATGGGCATACCGGTCCGATATCTATTTTGGTGCCATTACAAGATCCACCCACTGTTTTAAAACGTCCACCTTCCAAAACATTAGCTAGTGATATTTATGATCTATATGGTCGTTTAATGTGTGTCAAGGactatgataaaaatgaagaTGTTTTAAATTCGAGTCGATGGTCTTTGCGATCAACTGATGAATCGTCAACAGTTCAACATGCAAGATCGTCAGATGTATCAAAAAAAGATTTCACTTTAGTGACAGTGTCTTGTGGACGTGGTTATGTCAATTATCAACAACCGTGTTGTTCAACCATTGAAAATAATGCCTACATAATACTTTGGGagattaagttataa